One region of Mycolicibacterium lutetiense genomic DNA includes:
- a CDS encoding M15 family metallopeptidase: MGVSTVRACALVVGLFTGCTVACAGGAPDSVTAPRTPITLPQPGSAAQQPARVQPVDEAALGASWRPGCPVPPADLRRITLSYLGFDGRSHRGELVVHRDAVSDVIGIFGELYSARFPIEKMRTVDHYPHADDELSMEDNNTSAFNCRPLANGAWSLHAYGRAVDVNPLINPYISASGDLQPVTARAYLDRTRADQGMIRDGDVVVRTFAERGWRWGGHWHDPVDYQHFERR; encoded by the coding sequence GTGGGCGTCTCAACGGTCCGCGCATGTGCCCTGGTGGTGGGTCTGTTCACGGGGTGCACGGTGGCGTGTGCCGGTGGTGCGCCGGATTCGGTCACGGCGCCGAGGACTCCCATCACCTTGCCGCAGCCCGGTTCAGCGGCGCAGCAACCCGCGCGAGTGCAGCCGGTGGACGAGGCCGCGCTGGGAGCCAGCTGGCGGCCGGGATGCCCGGTACCGCCCGCCGACCTCCGCCGAATCACCCTGTCCTATCTCGGTTTCGACGGCCGATCGCACCGCGGTGAGCTGGTGGTACACCGGGATGCCGTCAGCGACGTGATCGGTATCTTCGGGGAGTTGTACTCGGCTCGATTCCCGATCGAGAAGATGCGCACGGTGGACCACTATCCGCACGCCGACGACGAGCTGTCCATGGAGGACAACAACACCTCGGCGTTCAATTGCCGGCCGTTGGCGAACGGAGCGTGGTCGTTGCACGCCTACGGCCGTGCGGTCGACGTCAACCCCCTGATCAACCCGTACATCTCGGCCTCCGGCGACCTGCAGCCGGTCACCGCACGGGCGTACCTGGACCGCACCCGCGCCGATCAGGGGATGATCCGCGACGGTGACGTGGTGGTGCGGACGTTCGCCGAGCGTGGCTGGCGGTGGGGTGGGCATTGGCATGACCCGGTCGACTACCAACATTTCGAACGACGCTGA
- a CDS encoding DUF6973 domain-containing protein: MGALDAFYTTWSQARTTFGEGAPTTGDAFDGSARLRQMQSTIESAAPDDRWQGTASQAYAAKNAEHAAVYGKLADLDRRMAAEVSRAAEVVSSGRQNLEQTQSWVSGMGASIPPGKTGEIMRVILASKGIGQISDVITQSTGEMGEIGRRIEDIRKEYDALAGEKAGAGLPEGNPPPVDPLEELKRKYQVDEDPDGKLDWEPGWPFNEFTDPKQVTATEGRMLDRLSLFELRDLDQLTEAAKAEAIERFPPPHHPDDTADNHTDAFRHAYWNALMTQRFGEDWTRDFTTAHERLPNNPSTAEAMDLYNNEIGRSIAKAHPDASPAELADYVEQAVRQGDTVVVAPNADGEKLAWSNTVPEGGAGITSKSTIPGQAPTPTGAGPGGIYDPGQPGGYGTSAGGY, encoded by the coding sequence ATGGGGGCACTCGACGCGTTCTACACGACGTGGTCGCAGGCGCGCACCACCTTCGGTGAGGGTGCGCCCACGACCGGCGACGCGTTCGACGGCAGCGCGCGGCTCCGCCAGATGCAATCGACCATCGAGTCCGCAGCGCCCGACGACCGCTGGCAGGGCACCGCATCGCAGGCGTATGCCGCCAAGAACGCCGAACATGCGGCCGTCTACGGCAAGCTCGCGGATCTCGATCGGCGCATGGCTGCCGAAGTCAGCCGGGCAGCCGAGGTGGTCAGCTCCGGTAGGCAGAATCTCGAGCAAACCCAGAGCTGGGTGAGCGGCATGGGCGCGTCGATCCCGCCCGGCAAGACCGGCGAGATCATGCGGGTGATCCTTGCCAGCAAGGGCATCGGCCAGATCAGCGACGTCATCACGCAATCGACCGGAGAGATGGGTGAGATCGGTCGACGCATCGAGGACATCCGCAAGGAGTACGACGCGCTCGCGGGTGAGAAAGCGGGCGCAGGATTGCCGGAAGGCAATCCGCCACCGGTGGATCCACTTGAGGAGCTCAAGCGCAAGTACCAGGTGGACGAGGATCCTGACGGCAAACTCGACTGGGAGCCGGGTTGGCCGTTCAACGAATTTACTGATCCCAAACAGGTCACCGCAACCGAGGGACGAATGCTCGACCGTCTTTCGCTGTTCGAACTGCGAGACCTCGACCAGCTCACGGAGGCCGCCAAGGCTGAAGCAATCGAGAGGTTTCCTCCCCCGCATCATCCGGACGACACGGCCGATAATCACACTGATGCATTCCGGCATGCGTACTGGAATGCGCTGATGACCCAACGCTTCGGCGAGGATTGGACCCGCGATTTCACAACGGCGCACGAACGCCTGCCCAACAATCCCTCCACCGCCGAAGCGATGGACCTCTACAACAACGAGATAGGGAGAAGCATCGCTAAAGCGCATCCCGACGCTAGCCCTGCAGAACTCGCCGACTATGTAGAGCAGGCCGTCCGACAAGGCGATACCGTCGTGGTAGCGCCAAACGCCGATGGCGAAAAGCTCGCTTGGAGCAATACTGTTCCAGAAGGCGGCGCAGGCATCACCTCCAAGTCCACCATTCCCGGGCAGGCACCCACGCCAACTGGCGCTGGGCCTGGAGGCATTTACGACCCCGGTCAGCCCGGAGGTTACGGAACGTCAGCAGGAGGATATTGA